From Algoriphagus sp. NG3, the proteins below share one genomic window:
- a CDS encoding ATP-binding protein has product MSVTNLSNSECLELELNWFQELLLIRGKITFEQTQEESDLARITLPDFSGSDSNYARLVKTHHMGMEERLILVLALLPHIKPHLLDILYIKNQTYDSPFTEFGGIKGEKHRGFLPTGETAIFLLAGSDLHKRFSLLGLFGASHFFAKERILSLESSSKDEPFLSGILKISKEYLALLTTGEVFQPDFDVDFPAKRITTEQEWSDLIIGDEVIQGVKEIKNWLIQGHKLKREFKFGRRIKPGFRALFTGPPGTGKTLTATLLGKSCQLDVYRIDLSLVVSKYIGETEKNLSKVFDLAENKNWILFFDEADALFGKRSQTSDSHDRYANQEVSYLLQRVEDFNGLVILCSNYKNNIDEAFFRRFQLVIDFDIPNYYQRLTLWESALLGEFAYDPSIDLSDLAEQHELTAAAIINILHFCLLKTLERGDRTILQEDLNLAIRLERIKEGKSILH; this is encoded by the coding sequence ATGTCTGTCACTAATCTATCCAACTCTGAATGTCTTGAATTAGAGCTGAACTGGTTTCAGGAGCTTCTCCTGATCAGGGGTAAAATCACTTTTGAACAAACTCAGGAGGAGTCTGACCTGGCACGGATCACGCTCCCCGATTTCTCTGGCTCTGATTCCAATTATGCCCGCTTGGTCAAAACCCATCACATGGGCATGGAGGAAAGGCTGATACTGGTATTGGCTCTCCTGCCTCATATAAAGCCCCATTTGCTGGATATACTCTATATTAAAAACCAGACTTATGATTCTCCTTTTACTGAATTTGGCGGTATAAAGGGCGAAAAGCACCGGGGATTCTTGCCTACAGGAGAGACAGCTATATTCCTGCTGGCGGGCTCTGATCTTCATAAGCGGTTTAGTCTGTTGGGGTTGTTCGGCGCTTCGCACTTTTTCGCAAAGGAAAGAATCCTTTCTCTTGAGAGTAGTTCCAAGGATGAGCCTTTTCTGAGTGGTATATTGAAAATATCAAAGGAATACCTCGCCCTGTTGACAACAGGGGAGGTGTTCCAACCTGATTTTGATGTGGATTTCCCAGCCAAGAGGATCACAACAGAGCAGGAATGGTCAGACCTTATTATAGGAGATGAGGTGATACAGGGAGTCAAGGAGATTAAAAATTGGCTGATACAAGGGCATAAGCTAAAAAGAGAGTTTAAATTCGGGAGAAGAATCAAGCCAGGGTTCCGTGCTTTATTCACAGGCCCTCCGGGAACCGGCAAGACGCTTACAGCCACGCTGCTTGGAAAGAGCTGTCAGTTGGATGTCTATCGCATAGACCTGTCTCTAGTAGTCTCCAAATATATAGGAGAAACGGAAAAAAATCTCTCCAAGGTCTTTGATCTTGCCGAGAACAAAAACTGGATACTGTTTTTTGATGAAGCGGATGCGCTCTTTGGAAAAAGAAGCCAGACTTCGGATTCACATGATCGATATGCCAATCAGGAGGTTTCCTATCTGCTTCAGCGGGTAGAGGATTTTAATGGTCTGGTAATCCTATGTTCCAATTACAAAAACAATATCGATGAGGCTTTTTTTAGACGTTTCCAACTTGTCATAGATTTTGATATCCCGAATTATTACCAGCGGCTTACATTATGGGAGTCTGCTCTACTCGGGGAATTTGCTTACGATCCTTCCATAGACTTGTCGGATTTGGCTGAGCAACACGAACTCACTGCCGCCGCCATCATTAATATACTGCATTTCTGTCTTTTGAAAACACTGGAAAGAGGGGATAGGACGATACTTCAGGAGGATCTTAATCTCGCCATCCGACTGGAAAGAATCAAAGAGGGAAAGAGCATTCTTCATTGA